The following coding sequences are from one Sporomusaceae bacterium window:
- a CDS encoding polyprenyl synthetase family protein, translating to MKQHALFELAQTELAAVEQELASIIRSRVDLVTDIGSHLLRAGGKRLRPALYILCAKCGRQDPSGIVPVAAAIELIHMATLVHDDVIDNAATRRGLATANARWGNHITVLAGDYLFAKAFSLISAHGGSRALQILTETICSICEGEISQARDLFNPRQSMEDYLTRIDNKTAGFIAASCELGALTAGLPPAEVEALRYYGYAIGMAFQITDDLLDVTASSEQIGKPAGNDLRQGVLTLPIIYALQNSPQAGELRQIIEARDMTDALVQKGIAVVHTTDAVEYCYRQVSDYLATARRVLPASLPAEVRKSLWNIADFVGLRKY from the coding sequence GTGAAACAACACGCCCTTTTTGAACTGGCACAGACCGAACTAGCAGCTGTAGAACAGGAACTGGCTTCTATAATCCGGTCCAGGGTCGATCTAGTAACCGATATCGGCAGCCATTTGCTCAGGGCGGGCGGCAAACGCCTGCGGCCCGCCCTGTATATCCTCTGCGCCAAGTGCGGCCGTCAGGATCCCTCGGGGATCGTGCCTGTAGCCGCCGCCATCGAGCTTATCCACATGGCGACGCTGGTACACGACGATGTCATCGATAATGCTGCGACGCGAAGGGGACTGGCGACAGCCAACGCCCGCTGGGGCAACCACATAACCGTGCTGGCGGGAGATTATCTTTTCGCCAAGGCATTTTCCCTCATTTCCGCCCATGGCGGCAGTCGCGCCCTCCAGATACTTACGGAGACGATTTGCTCGATCTGCGAGGGGGAGATCAGCCAGGCCCGCGATCTGTTCAACCCCCGGCAATCGATGGAGGATTACCTTACCCGTATCGACAATAAAACGGCCGGCTTTATCGCCGCCAGCTGCGAGCTCGGCGCCCTCACCGCCGGCCTGCCGCCCGCAGAGGTCGAAGCCCTGCGGTATTACGGTTACGCCATCGGGATGGCTTTTCAGATTACTGACGACCTTCTCGATGTTACCGCTTCGTCGGAACAGATCGGTAAACCGGCGGGGAACGATCTCCGCCAGGGTGTCTTGACACTGCCTATAATATATGCCCTGCAGAATAGCCCCCAAGCAGGGGAGCTGCGCCAGATAATCGAAGCCCGCGACATGACGGACGCGCTCGTGCAAAAGGGTATCGCCGTCGTTCATACGACCGACGCCGTGGAATACTGCTACCGCCAGGTGAGCGATTATCTGGCGACCGCGCGCCGCGTGCTGCCGGCATCGCTGCCGGCGGAGGTGCGGAAATCGCTGTGGAATATAGCGGATTTCGTAGGGCTCCGCAAATACTAG
- a CDS encoding 4Fe-4S dicluster domain-containing protein, translating into MAKVNWESAVLESNKGMWAVFAGLCKGCGLCIEKCPVKCISWSEGLGVYGTPRVEADMEKCIVCGICQTVCPDCAIRVEKKK; encoded by the coding sequence GTGGCAAAAGTTAACTGGGAGTCGGCTGTTCTTGAAAGCAACAAGGGTATGTGGGCGGTCTTCGCCGGGCTGTGTAAGGGCTGCGGCCTGTGCATCGAGAAGTGCCCGGTGAAGTGCATAAGCTGGTCCGAGGGGCTCGGTGTGTACGGCACGCCCCGCGTCGAGGCCGACATGGAAAAATGCATCGTCTGCGGCATCTGCCAGACGGTTTGCCCCGACTGCGCTATCCGGGTCGAAAAGAAGAAATAA
- a CDS encoding FadR/GntR family transcriptional regulator — protein MFRPVKTKKVYEEIIGQIKKLIVDGKLQPGDKLLSERELSEKLNVSRASVREAFSALEMMGIIAIRPGEGSFVRQVSFEGMLEPLSFILQMEIDDIMQLLEVRKILEVETAALAALRATHEDLEDIHRSILGMKEELRRGEVGDTADASFHFAIAKAANNPILIKVMNTISDLMNKSFRSSRQKLFLIENMPAVLYNAHFEIYEAISDHNPSLARLRMREHLTMVEDAMRELRDGGITSLKNFRDIPSEHKIRKDFGFPS, from the coding sequence ATGTTTAGGCCGGTTAAGACGAAGAAAGTCTACGAGGAGATCATCGGTCAGATCAAGAAACTGATCGTCGACGGCAAACTCCAGCCGGGCGATAAGCTGCTGTCGGAGCGCGAACTGTCGGAGAAGCTCAATGTGAGCAGGGCGTCGGTGCGCGAAGCGTTCAGCGCTCTTGAGATGATGGGCATCATCGCCATCCGTCCGGGCGAAGGCAGTTTCGTCCGCCAGGTGTCCTTCGAGGGGATGCTTGAGCCGCTTTCCTTCATCCTGCAGATGGAGATCGACGACATCATGCAGCTCCTTGAGGTGCGCAAGATCCTCGAGGTGGAGACGGCCGCCCTTGCGGCCCTGAGGGCCACGCACGAGGATCTGGAGGATATCCACCGCTCGATCCTCGGCATGAAGGAAGAACTCCGGCGCGGCGAAGTCGGCGACACCGCCGACGCGAGCTTCCATTTCGCGATCGCCAAGGCCGCGAATAACCCGATTCTCATCAAGGTCATGAATACCATCTCCGACCTTATGAACAAGTCTTTCCGCTCGTCGCGGCAGAAGCTTTTCCTGATCGAGAATATGCCGGCGGTGCTTTATAACGCTCATTTCGAAATCTACGAGGCGATCTCCGACCATAATCCCAGCCTGGCCCGCCTGCGGATGCGCGAGCACCTGACGATGGTGGAGGATGCCATGCGCGAGCTGCGCGACGGCGGCATCACTTCGCTGAAAAATTTCCGCGATATTCCTTCGGAACACAAGATAAGAAAAGATTTCGGCTTCCCTTCATAA
- a CDS encoding lactate permease LctP family transporter, with amino-acid sequence MKWTQIYDPLGNIGLSALIAAIPLFILLYMLGVRRAKGHHAAFVGVASAVVIAIAVWGMPVGLALNSTFLGALFGIFPIVWIVVTAIWVYNMTVESGEFEIIKNSLASITEDRRLQALFIAFAFGSFIEGTAGFGTPVAITAAMLVGLGFNPVYAAGICLIANTAPVAFGAIGIPIVVAAQVTGLDMMHISQIVGRQLPFLSIIVPLWLVVTMCGWKRSMEVLPAVLVAGICFAATQFFTANFVNPYLPDITSAVVTIAGLGLFLKVWKPDNIWHFPDEKPAATGKVQLKYSAGEVVRAWGPYLILAVLVFLWADDKFIGFKKVLLGWEKGLGLLPFAWPGLNNMVIKAAPVVAKATPYGAAYGINFLSAAGSAILLSGILSVLIIPNYGFGRAINCFGRTIKQLMYPIGTIAMILGLAYIMNYSGMSSTLGLAFTATGKAFPFFAPILGWLGVFLTGSDTSSNALFGSMQKTAAEQIGVDPNLTVAANSSGGVCGKMISPQSISVATAATGLVGEEGTIFRFTLAHSVAMVLFMGVLTYLQAYALRFMLP; translated from the coding sequence ATGAAATGGACTCAAATTTATGATCCGCTGGGTAATATCGGTCTTTCGGCGCTTATTGCGGCCATTCCGCTCTTTATCCTTCTGTACATGCTGGGCGTAAGGCGGGCGAAGGGCCATCACGCTGCTTTCGTGGGCGTTGCTTCAGCGGTTGTTATCGCCATCGCCGTATGGGGTATGCCGGTCGGTCTCGCGCTCAATTCTACCTTCCTCGGCGCCCTGTTCGGCATCTTCCCGATCGTCTGGATCGTTGTCACCGCTATTTGGGTGTATAACATGACGGTCGAATCGGGCGAGTTCGAGATTATCAAAAATTCGCTGGCCTCGATCACCGAGGACCGACGCCTGCAGGCGCTGTTCATCGCCTTCGCGTTCGGTTCGTTCATCGAGGGCACGGCCGGTTTCGGCACGCCGGTGGCTATCACCGCCGCCATGCTGGTGGGCCTGGGCTTCAACCCCGTATATGCCGCCGGTATCTGCCTGATCGCCAACACCGCCCCGGTCGCTTTCGGCGCCATCGGTATTCCCATCGTGGTCGCCGCCCAGGTAACCGGCCTCGATATGATGCATATCTCGCAGATCGTCGGCCGCCAGCTGCCCTTCCTGTCGATCATCGTGCCGCTGTGGCTGGTTGTCACCATGTGCGGCTGGAAACGCTCGATGGAAGTGCTGCCCGCCGTGCTTGTCGCCGGTATTTGTTTCGCCGCGACCCAGTTCTTCACCGCTAACTTCGTCAATCCCTATCTGCCCGATATCACGTCGGCCGTCGTTACCATCGCCGGCCTGGGCCTGTTCCTCAAGGTGTGGAAGCCGGACAACATCTGGCACTTCCCGGATGAGAAACCCGCCGCCACCGGCAAAGTCCAACTGAAGTACTCGGCCGGCGAAGTCGTCCGCGCCTGGGGCCCGTACCTGATTCTGGCCGTTCTCGTCTTCCTGTGGGCCGACGACAAGTTCATCGGCTTCAAGAAGGTCCTGCTCGGTTGGGAGAAAGGCCTCGGCCTGCTGCCCTTCGCCTGGCCCGGTCTGAATAACATGGTAATCAAGGCCGCCCCCGTGGTGGCAAAGGCCACCCCGTACGGCGCGGCCTACGGCATCAACTTCCTGTCCGCCGCCGGCTCCGCCATCCTGCTGTCCGGCATCCTGTCGGTGCTGATCATTCCCAACTACGGCTTCGGCCGCGCGATCAACTGCTTCGGCCGCACCATCAAGCAGTTGATGTACCCGATCGGCACCATCGCCATGATCCTCGGCCTCGCCTATATCATGAACTACTCGGGCATGAGCTCGACCCTCGGCCTAGCCTTCACCGCCACCGGCAAGGCGTTCCCGTTCTTCGCCCCGATTCTCGGCTGGCTGGGCGTGTTCCTGACCGGTTCCGACACCTCCTCGAACGCCCTGTTCGGTTCGATGCAGAAGACGGCTGCCGAGCAGATCGGCGTCGATCCCAACCTCACCGTCGCGGCCAACTCGTCCGGCGGCGTGTGCGGCAAGATGATCTCCCCGCAGTCAATCTCGGTTGCGACCGCCGCTACCGGCCTGGTCGGCGAAGAGGGCACGATTTTCCGCTTCACGCTGGCCCACAGTGTCGCGATGGTTCTCTTCATGGGCGTTCTCACGTATCTCCAGGCTTACGCGCTGCGCTTCATGCTGCCGTAG